A genome region from Nicotiana tabacum cultivar K326 chromosome 13, ASM71507v2, whole genome shotgun sequence includes the following:
- the LOC142167989 gene encoding uncharacterized protein LOC142167989 — protein MLPKQRVITWLAYQDKLMTKERLMRLNIPIDGDLNCLLLDRAAPETHQHFFVDCNWIQNVREALINWSGKTIPSYTVNRSLQWIKNTHWRQIRKEVATSIIGALIYYIWQARDWKHFRRITVNSAFIETQIKKELRERISMLACSKRARNCPVLIQRLCN, from the coding sequence ATGCTGCCAAAGCAAAGAGTGATTACTTGGTTAGCATACCAAGACAAGCTAATGACCAAAGAAAGACTGATGAGGCTGAACATTCCTATCGATGGAGACCTCAATTGCCTACTGCTTGATCGTGCAGCACCTGAGACTCACCAGCATTTTTTTGTGGATTGTAATTGGATCCAAAATGTACGGGAGGCACTGATCAATTGGTCAGGAAAAACTATTCCATCCTACACTGTTAACAGGAGTTTGCAATGGATCAAGAATACGCACTGGAGGCAGATCAGGAAGGAAGTAGCAACATCAATCATTGGTGCACTAATATACTACATTTGGCAAGCTCGGGATTGGAAACATTTCAGGAGGATCACTGTAAATAGTGCATTTATAGAGACACAAATTAAAAAGGAACTTAGGGAGAGGATTAGTATGTTAGCATGTTCTAAGAGAGCCAGGAACTGTCCAGTTTTGATACAGAGGCTATGTAATTAG